From Vanrija pseudolonga chromosome 1, complete sequence, a single genomic window includes:
- the MYO2 gene encoding Myosin-2, which translates to MASVYAKGTRVWVPDVAAGWVPGTVTSVTLPSDTEPTSEVTVVVSIDGNSSSDSGGTKDYKCTLAGLQAAESNGNSLTTSSASLGRDALPPLRNPPLLESSEDLASLSNLNEPSDGNEILHAYAGKKKGELDPHLFAIAEEALDYMRRGTGDGGVDLTGAGDQTIVVSGESGAGKTVSAKYILRYFASVHNPGKEHPVSDRRRGDIANNEDEGMSEIERQILASNPIMEAFGNAKTTRNDNSSRFGKYIEVLFSKENEIVGARIRTYLLERSRLVYQPDTERNYHVFYQLLAGAPSKERKDLSLPTDPQQFAYLAGGGPSSSTILGVDDAKEFRDTQEALSTVGISVERQWSIFKVLAALLHLGNVRITQARTDAVLSDDDPALLIATELLGLPLADFKKWTVKKQLTTRNEKIVTNLGSAQATVVRDSVAKFIYSCLFDYGFEHFKKNSFEQFCINWANEKLQQEFNAHVFKLEQEEYMREEINWTFIDFTDNQACIDVIEGKMGVLTLLDEESRLPAGADASFANKLHQQLTKPEYKDVFKKPRFNQNAFTIAHYAHDVTYDVDGFIEKNRDTVPDEHLVLLQASTNEFLKEAVERSLAAATNPSTTAASEPKQAAKRAVANARKPTLGSIFKNSLISLMDTINHTNVHYIRCIKPNEAKKAWSFEPQQVLSQLRACGVLETIRISCAGYPSRWTFAEFASRYYVLVNSKEWEGNADVKAFCQLLLQRTLKDENKYQIGLSKIFFRAGMVALLESFRTARLNALVTLVQKNVRRRIAYKQYQDLRERTITIQAWWRGILGRRVAESMRKEAAAIQLQRAARAYLQRKAFLSARQAVVSIQAVVRGYLARKHFSEERTVSAAVTLQSLFRGIAARSRRQAETRRVVLLQSQWRRKLAVRELGALKAEAKSASKLKEISYQLENKVVELTKTLQKRTADNKSLNTRVSDLEKELAAWQSKHEEVHHRSRDLEAKLALPTVPQSQYDAIVAAKTDEENRLRSALKRVTDQEEEIGRLKDQFERATKEFNDRQEAIDRAMTKHTEDATTVAALKQEVTTLKEQISRASALQALTKGHRDAPPSPTFDRGLREFANGLHQGDPNRQGTRRHRRRHSTTGHGSPSGGHPDEDGFDVKRAPTANPRAVSVMFPNSNALRPRDSNGLPTLSDSSADEIIRLLDDEEGLDEDVLHGLIANLKIPAASLHNPPLAKEVIFPAHLISLVSNEMWKLGMVPESERFLANVMQSIQGYVMQFKGEDVITPGIFWLSNVQEILSFICVAEADAQQGVAPGMDEPGGRELDWEAYERLVGIVKHDLDSLEYNIYHTWMLEVKKKLGKMVIPALVESQSLPGFITSDGSGRMFSRMIGMGSSSSQPSASMDDILNLLNKVWKCLKSYYMEESVMQQVVTELLKLIGTIAFNDLIMRRNFCSWKRAMQIQYNITRIEEGLLQLEHLMQATKLLQLKKATLGDIEILFDVCWILSPSQIQKLISQYHNADYEAPISPEILRAVAARVRPEDKSDQLLLQTEQDEVGPYQIPPPRDIAGLETCKPASPSPVGGSHKAVAEAGAKKARLNQQAQRRDAKQRANREDAKFFQTSSGGGKVPRIVSIVPLLPSLSGPRFVAEILPALGLSETDAADITSKLNGEGGTFVVPAPKFKTTLQINLLPPLELYPTLDSALVSDTIILLLSSTDEVQLEGEAILRCLQGQVGMANIMTCVQAPLETPLTPSARSLVHKSLLSFSRYFFPSVDKIHSADTPAESLLLARALCEASPSSINHPEGRAFIVAEGDNAIDWEAYPNDDGSLSHQGLLRVTGTVRGGRLSANRLVHVPGRGDFQVSEIIAAPPLNMHARRNADRAMTDVQATPVPLSTPDESAEDLIAHNVPDLLANEQTWPTEEEMDSAPAASGVNAEGRRVKRVPKGTSAYQAAWIVDEDDDVDDFDETDGASNDERLSGDEGDGEPRGHIHDEEEEEMEEVELDSRVDTHKDMAPEDEEQEYETYLRQRERAQQDDMSFPDEIDTPRHIAARTRFQRYRGLRSFRTSPWDPYENLPLEYGEIFQFENFSATQKRVEREAREDGVEIGTRITLVLKDVAREVVVSRNPRLALIVHGLLQHEHKQTVLHFAVQRNTEFTEPVRAKEPLVLCVGPRRFVIRPLFSQHVRGGGKGVNNVHKSERFLKPGTTTVVSTFGPVCFGKAPCLLLRQQKSEGVPDLVATGSFASSDPTRIIAKRIVLTGHPFKVHKKTATIRYMFFDREDVSYFQSVELHTKTLRREKYRSE; encoded by the exons ATGGCATCCGTCTATGCCAAGGGGACGAGGGTCTGGGTACCAGacgtcgccgctggctggGTACCCGGCACGGTCACGTCGGTGACCCTCCCGTCCGACACTGAACCCACCTCCGAGGTGACAGTCGTCGTGTCAATCGATGGCAACAGTTCGAGCGATTCAGGCGGAACCAAAGACTACAAGTGCACTCTCGCTGGACTTCAAGCAGCCGAGTCGAATGGCAACAGCCTGACCACCTCCTCTGCGTCACTGGGGCGAGACGCGCTCCCACCGCTTCGTAATCCGCCTCTACTGGAGAGTTCCGAGGACCTTGCAAGTCTCTCCAACTTGAACGAGCCAAGTG ACGGAAACGAAATCCTTCATGCTTATGCGGGAAAGAAGAAGGGTGAACTGGACCCCCATTTGTTCGCCATTGCAGAGGAGGCCCTCGACTATATGCGCCGAGGGACAGGTGATGGTGGAGTTGACCTGACTGGTGCAGGCGACCAGACCATTGTCGTCAGTGGTGAAAG TGGAGCGGGCAAGACTGTATCCGCAAAGTACATCCTGCGTTACTTTGCTTCAGTTCATAACCCTGGCAAAGAACACCCCGTTTCCGACCGTCGACGGGGTGACATTGCCAACAACGAGGACGAAGGCATGAGCGAGATTGAGCGACAAATCCTGGCCAGCAACCCTATTATGGAAGCGTTCGGAAATGCCAAGACGACCAGAAACGACAACAGTTCGCGGTTTGGCAAATACATCGAG GTCCTGTTCAGCAAGGAGAATGAGATTGTCGGCGCGCGGATTCGCACCTACCTTCTGGAGCGCTCGCGTCTGGTCTATCAGCCGGATACGGAACGCAACTACCACGTTTTCTACCAGCTTTTGGCCGGTGCGCCGTCAAAGGAGCGCAAAGACCTCTCGCTTCCAACCGACCCACAGCAGTTCGCGTATCTCGCCGGTGGTGGGCCATCGTCCTCTACCATTCTGGGCGTGGATGACGCAAAGGAATTCCGTGACACACAGGAGGCCCTCAGTACTGTCGGCATCTCAGTGGAACGCCAGTGGTCCATTTTCAAGGTTCTCGCTGCCCTGCTTCATCTCGGAAACGTCAGGATTACGCAGGCTCGGACGGACGCTGTGTTGTCCGACGATGACCCCGCTCTCCTGATAGCGACCGAACTCCTTGGCTTGCCCCTGGCGGACTTCAAGAAGTGGACGGTCAAGAAGCAGTTGACAACTCGAAACGAGAAAATTGTCACCAATCTCGGGTCTGCTCAGGCAACAGTTGTTCGTGACTCTGTGGCCAAGTTCATTTACTCGTGCTTGTTCGAC TATGGCTTCGAGCACTTCAAGAAGAACTCGTTCGAGCAGTTCTGTATCAACTGGGCCAACGAAAAGCTTCAACAGGAG TTCAATGCGCATGTGTTCAAG CTTGAGCAGGAAGAGTACATGCGCGAGGAGATCAACTGGACTTTTATCGACTTTACGGACAACCAGGCGTGCATTGACGTCATCGAAGGCAAAATGGGCGTCTTGACGCTCTTGGACGAAGAGTCACGACTACCTGCAGGTGCAGATGCTTCCTTTGCCAACAAACTCCACCAGCAGTTGACAAAGCCGGAGTACAAGGACGTGTTCAAGAAGCCTCGGTTCAACCAGAACGCTTTCACAATTGCGCACTACGCTCATGATGTCACGTACGACGTTGATGGGTTCATCGAAAAGAACCGTGATACTGTCCCCGACGAACACCTTGTCCTCCTGCAGGCGTCCACGAACGAGTTCCTCAAGGAGGCGGTTGAGAGATCACTTGCGGCTGCCACAAACCCTTCCACTACGGCCGCCTCTGAGCCTAAGCAAGCGGCTAAGCGTGCTGTTGCCAATGCACGCAAACCGACGCTGGGCTCCATCTTCAAGAACTCGCTCATAAGCCTGATGGACACGATCAACCACACCAATGTCCACTACATTCGCTGCATCAAACCCaacgaggccaagaaggctTGGTCGTTTGAGCCCCAGCAAGTCCTTTCTCAACTCCGTGCCTGTGGTGTCCTGGAAACGATTCGAATCAGTTGTGCTGGATATCCCAGTCGCTGGACATTCGCTGAATTTGCCAGTCG CTACTACGTTCTAGTCAACTCCAAGGAGTGGGAGGGCAATGCGGACGTTAAAGCTTTCTGCCAGCTGCTCCTACAGCGGACACTGAAGGACGAGAACAAGTATCAGATCGGCCTTTCGAAGATCTTCTTCCGCGCTGGCATGGTTGCCCTCCTCGAGTCCTTCCGCACAGCCCGCTTGAACGCATTGGTCACCCTTGTGCAAAAGAATGTCCGTCGTCGGATCGCCTACAAGCAGTACCAGGACCTTCGGGAGCGCACCATCACCATCCAAGCTTGGTGGCGTGGCATCTTGGGCCGCCGTGTGGCGGAGTCCATGAGGAAAGAAGCTGCGGCCATTCAGTTGCAGAGGGCTGCGCGGGCATACCTGCAACGAAAGGCTTTCCTTTCGGCGAGGCAGGCTGTCGTCTCCATCCAGGCTG TTGTCCGGGGATATCTTGCCCGCAAGCATTTCTCCGAGGAGCGCACCGTGTCGGCAGCCGTCACACTGCAGAGCCTCTTCCGTGGCAT TGCTGCGCGTTCCCGAAGACAGGCCGAAACTCGGCGCGTCGTTCTTCTTCAGAGCCAATGGCGACGCAAGCTCGCAGttcgcgagctcggcgcgctcaaaGCGGAAGCCAAATCGGCATCCAAGCTCAAGGAAATTTCATACCAGCTTGAGAACAAGGTGGTTGAACTCACCAAGACTTTGCAGAAGCGAACCGCCGACAACAAGTCTTTGAACACGAGGGTATCCGACCTGGAGAAGGAGCTCGCTGCTTGGCAGTCCAAGCACGAGGAAGTTCATCACCGTTCGCGCGATTtggaggccaagctcgcacTCCCAACGGTCCCGCAGTCTCAGTATGACGCGATTGTCGCCGCCAAGACCGACGAAGAGAACCGGTTGCGCTCTGCCTTGAAGCGTGTTACCGAtcaggaggaggagatcgGTCGCCTCAAGGACCAGTTTGAGCGTGCGACTAAGGAGTTCAACGACCGACAGGAGGCGATCGACAGAGCTATGACGAAACACACTGAAGATGCCACCACGGTAGCGGCTCTGAAGCAGGAAGTCACGACTCTGAAGGAGCAGATCAGCCGCGCCAGTGCCCTCCAGGCTCTGACGAAAGGACATCGTGACGCTCCCCCGTCGCCCACCTTCGATCGTGGCCTGCGAGAATTCGCGAATGGCCTTCACCAGGGAGACCCCAACCGGCAGGGCACTCGACgacaccgtcgccgccacagcACTACCGGACATGGTTCGCCTTCAGGAGGTCACCCTGATGAAGATGGCTTTGACGTTAAGagagcgccgacggccaaCCCTCGTGCGGTGTCGGTGATGTTCCCCAACAGCAACGCTCTTCGCCCTCGTGACTCCAACGGACTTCCGACTCTGAGCGACTCGTCTGCTGACGAGATTATTCGTTTGTTggatgacgaggaagggCTTGATGAGGATGTCTTGCATGGTTTGATCGCCAACCTGAAGATTCCGGCTGCCAGCTTGCACAACCCACCACTTGCCAAGGAAGTCATCTTCCCAGCTCATCTCATCAGCCTCGTCTCCAACGAAATGTGGAAGTTAGGCATGGTCCCAGAAAGCGAGAGGTTCCTCGCCAACGTCATGCAAAGCATTCAAGGCTACGTCATG CAATTCAAGGGCGAGGATGTTATCACCCCTGGAATCTTCTGGCTGTCCAACGTGCAGGAGATCCTGTCCTTCATctgcgtcgccgaggccgatgcTCAACAAGGTGTTGCACCCGGCATGGACGAGCCCGGTGGTCGCGAATTGGACTGGGAGGCATACGAGCGACTTGTCGGCATTGTCAAGCACGATCTGGACAGTCTTGAGTACAACATCTATCACACCTGGATGCTGGAAgtcaagaagaagctcgGCAAGATGGTCATTCCTGCACTTGTTGAGTCGCAGTCGCTTCCTGGCTTCATTACATCGGACGGAAGCGGCCGTATGTTCTCCAGAATGATCGGcatgggcagcagcagcagtcaaCCATCAGCAAGTATGGACGACATCCTCAACCTCCTTAACAAGGTCTGGAAGTGCCTCAAGAGCTATTACATGGAAGAGAGCGTCATGCAGCAGGTCGTGACCGAGCTGTTGAAGTTGATTGGCACCATCGCCTTCAACGACCTCATCATGCGCCGCAACTTCTGCTCGTGGAAACGCG CAATGCAGATCCAGTACAATATCACGCGCATCGAAG AAGGGCTGCTCCAGCTTGAGCATCTTATGCAGGCCACGAAGCTCCTCCAGCTCAAGAAG GCCACTCTCGGAGACATTGAGATCTTGTTCGACGTTTGCTGGATTCTGTCCCCATCCCAAATCCAGAAGTTGATTTCTCAATACCACAATGCCGACTACGAGGCTCCAATCTCGCCGGAAATTCTCAGGGCCGTTGCTGCTCGGGTCCGCCCAGAGGACAAGAGCGACCAGCTTCTCCTTCAGACGGAGCAAGACGAGGTCGGACCGTATCAGATCCCTCCCCCCCGAGACATTGCGGGTCTCGAAACAT GCAAACCGGCATCACCAAGCCCTGTAGGAGGCTCTCACAAGGCTGTTGCCGAAGCCGGTGCGAAGAAGGCCCGGCTGAATCAGCAAGCGCAAAGGCGAGATGCGAAACAGCGCGCCAACCGCGAGGACGCCAAGTTCTTCCAGACGAGTTCTGGAGGCG GCAAGGTTCCACGCATCGTATCCATTGTTCCTTTGTTACCGTCCTTGTCCGGACCGCGCTTCGTTGCGGAAATTCTTCCTGCACTTGGCCTGTCTGAGACGGATGCTGCGGACATAACGTCCAAACTGAACGGGGAAGGAGGTACATTTGTCGTCCCCGCACCCAAATTCAAGACCACACTGCAAATCAACCTCCTTCCTCCCCTGGAGCTGTACCCAACCTTGGACTCCGCTCTCGTGAGCGACACGATCATTCTCCTCCTCAGTAGCACAGACGAAGTCCAACTCGAAGGGGAAGCAATTCTAAGGTGCCTGCAAGGCCAAGTAGGCATGGCAAACATCATGACATGTGTCCAG GCTCCGTTAGAGACCCCTTTAACTCCATCAGCCCGATCACTCGTTCACAAGTCTCTCCTTTCCTTTTCACGTTACTTCTTCCCATCAGTGGACAAGATTCATTCCGCCGATACTCCTGCTGAAAGCCTCCTCTTGGCCCGAGCGCTATGCGAAGCGTCACCATCCAGTATCAACCATCCAGAGGGTCGTGCGTTTATTGTTGCGGAAGGCGACAATGCCATTGATTGGGAGGCTTATCCCAATGACGACGGATCTCTAAGCCACCAAGGCTTGCTTCGCGTAACAGGGACGGTTCGTGGAGGGCGCCTCAGTGCAAACCGACTGGTGCATGTGCCCGGCCGTGGAGACTTTCAGGTGTCTGAG ATCATTgccgcccctcccctcaACATGCACGCTCGCCGGAACGCAGATCGAGCTATGACCGATGTCCAGGCCACCCCCGTTCCTCTGTCAACCCCTGATGAGTCTGCTGAGGACCTCATTGCCCACAATGTCCCCGACTTGTTGGCCAATGAGCAAACCTGGCCCACAGAGGAAGAGATGGACTCGGCTCCAGCTGCCAGTGGAGTCAACGCGGAAGGAAGGCGCGTCAAGCGCGTGCCCAAAGGAACCAGTGCCTACCAAGCCGCTTGGAttgttgacgaggacgacgatgtcGACGACTTTGATGAGACGGATGGGGCGAGTAACGATGAGAGATTGTCAGGAGATGAGGGCGACGGAGAACCACGTG GCCACATCcatgatgaggaggaagaagagaTGGAAGAGGTCGAGCTTGATTCCCGAGTGGACACGCACAAAGATATGGCCCCTGAGGATGAAGAGCAGGA GTACGAGACATACCTTCGTcagcgtgagcgagcgcagcaAGACGACATGTCCTTCCCGGACGAGATCGACACTCCTCGTCACATTGCTGCCCGGACCCGCTTCCAGCGCTACCGCGGCCTTCGAAGCTTCCGCACCAGTCCGTGGGATCCCTACGAAAACCTTCCGCTCGAGTACGGAGAGATCTTCCAGTTTGAGAACTTCTCGGCAACTCAGAAGCgggttgagcgcgaggcaCGTGaagatggcgtcgag ATCGGTACGAGGATCACTCTGGTCCTCAAGGATGTTGCCCGAGAAGTGGTCGTCTCCCGGAATCCCCGACTTGCCCTTATTGTTCACGGTCTCCTGCAACATGAGCACAAGCAAACCGTTCTTCACTTTGCGGTTCAAAGGAACACAGAGTTCACAGAGCCAGTTCGAGCCAAG GAGCCGCTCGTTCTCTGTGTCGGACCGCGCCGTTTTGTTATCCGCCCGCTCTTCTCTCAGCATGTACGAGGCGGCGGAAAGGGTGTGAATAACGTCCACAAGTCGGAGCGCTTCCTCAAGCCAGGTACCACAACTGTGGTTTCCACATTTGGGCCAGTTTGCTTTGGCAAGGCGCCATGCCTTCTGTTGCGCCAACAGAAGTCTGAAG GAGTTCCGGATTTGGTTGCCACGGGGTCATTCGCTTCTTCGGATCCAACTCGTATCATTGCCAAGCGGATCGTTCTCACCGGCCACCCATTCAAGGTGCATAAGAAGACTGCGACGATCAGATACATGTTCTTCGATCGTGAGGACGTTTCCTACTTCCAGTCGGTCGAGCTCCACACCAA